A section of the Veillonella criceti genome encodes:
- a CDS encoding XdhC family protein — MNLYDVIEQRLAKDKKSIMVTVLTGNRQGDKVVYGETGDVVYGQPIDGLSIKPDQRPSILNLGAMECFVQPVEKDPEVLVLGAGHVSRCIADMLLFIGCHVTVVDDRAEYLRPDFFDERVRRMCLDFNDLASQLPLNSYKGIIIVTRAHEYDSICLNQVRHLVDSTYMGVMGSHKRVFHAFEVLKESGWTQAELDKIYAPIGLSLGAETPEEIAVSIVSEFLAVTRGRKAGFLSRGGQGR; from the coding sequence ATGAATTTATATGATGTAATTGAGCAGCGCCTGGCTAAAGATAAAAAATCAATCATGGTGACAGTGCTGACAGGAAATCGTCAAGGGGATAAAGTAGTATATGGGGAAACCGGGGATGTAGTGTATGGGCAACCTATAGATGGGTTGTCGATAAAACCAGATCAACGACCTAGTATTTTGAATTTGGGGGCCATGGAATGCTTTGTACAACCGGTGGAAAAAGACCCTGAAGTCCTAGTGTTAGGTGCTGGTCATGTGAGTCGCTGTATTGCTGATATGCTTTTGTTTATTGGTTGTCATGTAACGGTTGTTGATGATCGCGCTGAATATTTGAGACCAGATTTCTTTGATGAACGGGTACGCCGTATGTGCCTAGATTTCAATGATTTAGCATCACAATTACCATTAAATAGCTATAAGGGAATTATTATTGTGACGCGTGCTCATGAATATGACAGTATTTGTCTCAATCAAGTGCGACATTTAGTAGATTCAACATATATGGGGGTTATGGGGAGCCATAAACGTGTATTCCATGCGTTTGAAGTCCTCAAAGAGAGTGGCTGGACCCAGGCGGAATTAGATAAAATCTATGCACCGATTGGCTTGTCCTTAGGGGCTGAAACGCCTGAAGAAATCGCCGTATCTATTGTAAGTGAGTTTTTAGCTGTTACCCGTGGGCGTAAAGCAGGTTTTCTATCGCGAGGAGGACAAGGTCGATGA
- a CDS encoding XdhC family protein codes for MKREFVRYLQGRETDTLAVATILQTKGSTPRKAGTTMVVHPDGSIFGTIGGGRAENEIRLNALEALQKKEAHRRILVDLNDDVAVKEGMVCGGNLDVWIETQNV; via the coding sequence ATGAAACGAGAATTTGTGCGTTATTTACAAGGCCGTGAAACCGATACATTAGCGGTAGCCACTATTTTACAGACCAAAGGATCTACACCGCGTAAAGCAGGGACTACGATGGTAGTCCATCCTGATGGTTCTATTTTTGGTACGATTGGTGGCGGCCGAGCAGAAAATGAAATTCGGCTTAATGCCTTAGAAGCCTTGCAGAAAAAAGAAGCACATCGTCGTATTTTAGTGGATTTAAATGATGATGTGGCCGTAAAAGAAGGCATGGTTTGTGGGGGCAATTTAGACGTTTGGATTGAGACTCAAAATGTGTAA
- the yqeB gene encoding selenium-dependent molybdenum cofactor biosynthesis protein YqeB: MKPLVLMRGGGDIASGCVYRLRRAGFRVVINELPIPTMIRRKVCYGAAVHRGEVLLERLAARHVTLTEAESMITRGDEIIPVVTEAYETVLAALQPDIVVDAILAKRNVGTHNDDASLVIACGPGFTAGDDVDVVVETMRGHTLGRCIYEGSALPNTGVPGSVGGYTIERVMHAPCDGLFTAKRHIGEEVEADETIGFVDDVPVKSQIAGILRGVLASGLMVTKGFKLADVDARCEKFHCYTISDKALAVAGGVLEAVLAFCYEQEQK; encoded by the coding sequence ATGAAACCTTTAGTTTTGATGCGTGGCGGTGGTGATATAGCGTCAGGTTGTGTGTACCGCTTACGTCGCGCTGGTTTTCGTGTTGTAATTAATGAATTACCCATTCCTACGATGATTCGTCGCAAAGTCTGTTATGGCGCAGCGGTTCATCGTGGTGAAGTGTTATTAGAACGGTTAGCAGCTCGGCATGTCACGCTAACTGAAGCAGAATCTATGATTACTAGGGGCGATGAAATTATCCCTGTAGTTACGGAAGCCTATGAAACGGTATTAGCCGCTTTACAACCGGATATTGTAGTTGATGCCATTTTAGCTAAACGCAATGTTGGTACCCATAATGATGATGCCTCATTAGTTATTGCCTGTGGCCCTGGTTTTACGGCTGGTGATGACGTGGATGTGGTGGTAGAGACAATGCGTGGACATACATTAGGTCGATGTATTTATGAAGGGAGCGCTTTGCCTAATACAGGTGTTCCTGGTAGTGTAGGCGGCTATACGATTGAGCGAGTTATGCATGCTCCTTGTGATGGTTTATTTACAGCTAAACGCCATATTGGTGAAGAAGTAGAAGCTGATGAAACGATTGGCTTTGTGGATGATGTACCTGTAAAATCTCAGATAGCTGGTATTTTACGAGGTGTATTAGCTTCAGGCTTAATGGTGACCAAAGGGTTTAAACTGGCCGATGTTGATGCCCGTTGTGAAAAATTCCATTGCTACACGATTTCAGATAAAGCATTGGCAGTAGCTGGTGGAGTTTTAGAGGCGGTATTGGCCTTTTGTTATGAGCAAGAACAGAAGTAG
- a CDS encoding nucleotidyltransferase family protein, which produces MAVDVVILAAGLSRRMGTCKALLPWRQGTLLDVACEAYSQLGGQRVVVAGQSVDELASIASSHGYEIVFNDKASLGQGTSLACGIQALGTSSRAVLCAVVDQPLMTKEVVAQLVEAYELMPECAKSIICPLYGRDRQRGNPVIFGPDWKQALQRITADHGGREILQGIGKPYIRFVAIEEPVGVDVDTPFEYEQLYNMWGKL; this is translated from the coding sequence ATGGCAGTGGATGTAGTTATTTTGGCTGCTGGTTTGAGCCGGCGGATGGGTACGTGTAAAGCCTTATTACCTTGGCGCCAAGGGACATTGCTAGATGTTGCTTGTGAGGCTTACAGCCAATTAGGTGGGCAACGAGTGGTAGTGGCTGGACAGTCTGTTGATGAGTTGGCATCCATTGCTAGTTCTCATGGATATGAAATCGTGTTTAATGACAAAGCATCTTTGGGTCAAGGGACCTCTTTGGCTTGTGGTATTCAGGCCTTAGGGACTTCGTCACGGGCTGTACTTTGTGCCGTGGTGGATCAACCATTGATGACGAAAGAAGTCGTAGCACAATTGGTAGAAGCGTATGAACTAATGCCTGAGTGCGCTAAGTCTATTATTTGTCCTTTATATGGTAGGGATCGCCAGCGTGGTAATCCAGTTATTTTTGGCCCTGATTGGAAGCAAGCGCTTCAAAGAATTACCGCTGATCATGGTGGTCGAGAAATTTTGCAGGGAATTGGTAAGCCCTATATTAGGTTCGTTGCTATTGAAGAGCCTGTGGGCGTAGATGTAGATACGCCTTTTGAATATGAACAGTTATATAATATGTGGGGTAAACTATGA
- the cdaA gene encoding diadenylate cyclase CdaA, with translation MMTQLQGLIETFRFGDLVDILSVAVLIYYLYKQIRDTRAMALLKGLVVLGLINVASRFFDLHVISWLLQQGMTVLLVALPVVFQPELRRALERLGRGRLFSKSQDVSEMEIDNLVNEVMASAKVMSREKIGALIVFEREVGLGEIIDTGIEIDGKVSRELLNNIFIPNTPLHDGAVVIRNNRVMAAACLLPLTQDRSLSTELGTRHRAAIGLSEQADAVVLVVSEETGKISYTYGGHIYRHLPEEQLRESLRAFMERPKSALSFLKKWRGKK, from the coding sequence ATGATGACACAGCTGCAAGGCTTAATTGAAACATTCCGCTTTGGTGATTTAGTTGATATCTTATCCGTAGCGGTTTTAATATACTATTTATATAAACAGATTCGTGATACGAGGGCCATGGCTCTTTTAAAAGGTTTAGTTGTACTTGGCCTTATTAATGTGGCCAGTCGATTTTTTGATTTGCACGTGATTAGCTGGTTATTGCAACAGGGGATGACAGTCTTATTGGTAGCATTACCAGTTGTATTTCAACCTGAATTGCGCCGTGCGTTAGAACGATTGGGCCGGGGTCGTTTATTTTCAAAATCACAAGATGTTAGTGAAATGGAAATTGATAATTTAGTCAATGAAGTGATGGCATCAGCCAAAGTTATGTCGCGCGAAAAAATCGGGGCTCTAATTGTTTTTGAGAGGGAAGTAGGCCTTGGTGAAATCATTGATACAGGCATTGAAATTGATGGTAAAGTATCGCGTGAATTACTAAATAATATATTTATTCCTAACACGCCACTCCATGATGGTGCCGTTGTTATTCGCAATAATCGGGTTATGGCAGCAGCGTGTTTATTGCCGTTAACGCAAGATAGATCGTTAAGTACTGAACTGGGCACACGACATCGAGCGGCGATTGGCCTTAGTGAACAAGCGGATGCGGTTGTACTTGTAGTTAGTGAAGAAACTGGTAAAATATCCTATACTTATGGTGGTCATATTTATCGTCATTTACCAGAAGAACAGTTGCGTGAATCGTTACGTGCTTTCATGGAACGACCTAAGTCAGCTTTGTCCTTCCTTAAGAAATGGAGGGGTAAGAAATGA
- a CDS encoding CdaR family protein codes for MMQFFHKIQGHWMAKILSLLGAILLWFFVMKEQNPIVDINYTVPVQVQNLNSQYVVDNIPSEVHVHLRGPRNSILAINQSALKAHLDMGDVSPGQQSLPILFTPPAGITVVSMTPDTVNVNVDEYMLKEVPVEVQQLGKVPDDIAIKSVNTVPKVVTISGAKQEVDSVAHVILRIKMNDRRSNFTASGMMVAVDGAGKTVDNVTITPRQGQAQIELEQIRFEKNLPVVANVTGSLGNEYAIKSITVEPQQVLVSGKEGDIKNLSEIRTVDIPLNGQIANLEGDYDVVAGDTYAVTPTKVHVIVEIVKKYLGDTNAKNN; via the coding sequence ATGATGCAATTTTTCCATAAAATTCAAGGCCATTGGATGGCCAAAATTCTATCTTTACTAGGCGCTATTTTATTGTGGTTCTTTGTCATGAAAGAACAAAACCCTATTGTAGATATTAATTATACGGTGCCTGTACAAGTGCAGAATTTAAATTCTCAATACGTAGTAGATAATATTCCGTCAGAAGTTCATGTCCATTTGCGTGGGCCTCGAAATTCTATACTAGCCATTAATCAGAGCGCTTTGAAAGCCCATTTGGATATGGGCGATGTGTCACCGGGCCAGCAGAGTTTACCAATTCTGTTTACGCCTCCAGCGGGGATTACGGTAGTAAGTATGACGCCAGATACAGTCAATGTAAATGTAGATGAGTATATGCTTAAAGAAGTGCCGGTAGAAGTGCAACAATTAGGCAAAGTACCTGATGATATTGCGATTAAATCGGTTAATACAGTGCCTAAGGTTGTCACGATTAGTGGTGCTAAACAAGAAGTAGACAGTGTGGCTCATGTTATACTACGGATTAAGATGAATGACCGTCGTTCTAATTTTACGGCTTCAGGTATGATGGTCGCTGTTGATGGAGCTGGTAAAACAGTTGATAATGTAACCATTACGCCACGTCAAGGACAAGCTCAGATTGAGTTAGAACAGATTCGTTTTGAAAAGAATTTACCAGTTGTTGCCAATGTGACGGGTTCTTTAGGTAATGAATATGCTATTAAGAGTATTACTGTAGAGCCACAACAAGTACTCGTTAGTGGCAAAGAAGGGGATATTAAGAATTTATCAGAAATTCGAACAGTCGATATTCCATTAAATGGTCAAATTGCAAATCTTGAAGGCGACTATGATGTAGTTGCTGGTGATACCTATGCAGTGACCCCTACAAAAGTACATGTGATTGTGGAAATTGTAAAAAAATATTTAGGAGACACTAATGCTAAGAATAATTAA